Genomic segment of Dactylococcopsis salina PCC 8305:
GCGATTTTACCCGACGCAAAACCCATTATGTTGTATTTTATTAATCGTGGAGATTGTACCAGTTTTGCAGCCGCAGAGACTGCTGATCCCACTTATGCTAAATTATTGAAGGACGCGATCGAGCAGGGAGTAACCATACTTCCTTATCGCTTTCAACTAACACCAAAAGGCTATAAATTTTTAGGACAAGCAGAACTAATTCGGGCTTGCTGAAAAAGTCCATTGGTCGGTGTGGTTCGGGAGTCCTCCTAATAATTTTTCCGCCTCTGCCAACATTTCTTCGGAAACTTCTTTGAGATCATCGCGGTTGTCTAAGTAAGTTTTGAGAGCAGACATGGGATCAAGGGCGACTTGTTCCCCTAATTCGGGAAGGCGAGGACGGGCAAGTTGACTGACCAATTCTGGGGTGATCGTATAACTATGGGCAAAACTGAGCGCTTTTTGCAGGGTGCGACTCTCAATTCGATCGAGTTGCTCGGAATGTAACTTATATTGCAGACGAACCACCGCCTCTGGATTTTTTTGACGTTCGATCGCGCTCAAAATTGTCTGTTGTGGATCATCTTTTTCCGTGACATCCACCTTAATCGTCAAAAACGGGCGCACAGGTAGCGGACAAAACTGCCATTGCGTGTTTCCCTTCTCCAACTCAATCAACACATAGCCTTTATCCTCTTTCTCCTCACTAAAATCCACTCGTTCAATGCTTCCTGGATACACCACCGCTGGTTCTCCTTTCGGATTGAGATTTTGATGACGATGAACATGACCTAACGCCACATAATCAAACTCAGGACGAATTAAAAACGAAACGGGAATCGTAAAGCCTTTCCCCACCGCTAAAAACCGTTCCGCCCCCAATTGAGCGCGATCGGCCATTAAATGCGCTAGTAAAATCGTAGGTTGATCTGGATCAAGACGACGAATTTCCCCCTCTAAAATCGGCTGTAACTTTTGCAGTAATAACTGATTCACCGCTTCTAGAGATAACCCTTCGGTTTCTGGACGAGTGAGTAAAGCGGAATTGGTTAACCAAGGCAAAGTAATCACTTGTACCTCACCGTTAGCAGTATTGATGTGATGGGTTTCAATTCTATCCCCAACAATAAACTTAGGAACACCTAACGTGCGGTATATGGAAAGACTCGCCCCCCCTTTTCCTTGCGAATGTTGATCATGGTTTCCCACTAATAAAATCGTGGGAATTGCTGCTTGTACCAGACGACTAAACTCAGACGCAAACGCCTGTTGGATGTAGGGGGGTGGCGTGGCATCAGGGAAAGCATCACCGCCAAATAAAACTAAATCTACCGGTTCACTGATTGCGCGATCGATGCACGATCGCAACGACTTCACGAAATCTTCGAGGCGTGTATTCAAGCCCGTTTCAGGATTAGTGCGACCATGAGACAAGCCACTACCGAGATGAATATCAGAAACGTGAAGAACTTTAATCATAATGAACTCGAATCAAAACTTTGTGCTTCCCCTGTTGTCTTTGGGAGATGAAGTCCGCATTCTTGTTTCATCCCCTGAAACCTTGTATCCCGTTCATGTTCATCATCAAGAGAAATGGGGCGACTAGAATGCCAATCTCCCACCGTCATATATCCCTGATCAAACAGAGGATGATAAGGAAGATCATACTCCACAAGATAACGATGAACATCTCGCGAATGCCAATGTAAGATCGGCAATATTTTATAAATTCCCGACTGTTCACCAAGGCGAGGAAGTTGTTGACGATGTTCAGTTTGATCTCGTCGTAATCCTGCTAACCATGCGTTAGCGCCTAACTCTTTTAAGGCTCTTTGCATCGGTTCAACTTTCCGCATTTGATCATAAAAATTTAAGGATTCCACATCATTTTTCTCCCACAGTTTTCCATACAATGCTTCCATACGAGCAGGAGAAAGATGGGATTGATAGACTTTTAAGTTAAGATTTAGTCTTTCGGTTAACTCTTGGGCAAAACGGTAAGTTTCGGGATGTAAATAACCCGTATCTACCCAAATCACTGGAATCTCAGGAATAATACGAGTGACTAAATGCAACATTAACGCAGACTGAATACCGAAACTGGTACTCATCACTAAACC
This window contains:
- the sbcD gene encoding exonuclease subunit SbcD translates to MIKVLHVSDIHLGSGLSHGRTNPETGLNTRLEDFVKSLRSCIDRAISEPVDLVLFGGDAFPDATPPPYIQQAFASEFSRLVQAAIPTILLVGNHDQHSQGKGGASLSIYRTLGVPKFIVGDRIETHHINTANGEVQVITLPWLTNSALLTRPETEGLSLEAVNQLLLQKLQPILEGEIRRLDPDQPTILLAHLMADRAQLGAERFLAVGKGFTIPVSFLIRPEFDYVALGHVHRHQNLNPKGEPAVVYPGSIERVDFSEEKEDKGYVLIELEKGNTQWQFCPLPVRPFLTIKVDVTEKDDPQQTILSAIERQKNPEAVVRLQYKLHSEQLDRIESRTLQKALSFAHSYTITPELVSQLARPRLPELGEQVALDPMSALKTYLDNRDDLKEVSEEMLAEAEKLLGGLPNHTDQWTFSASPN
- the cysH gene encoding phosphoadenosine phosphosulfate reductase: MTVATIQQPQLNLDQLNTRFADVDAKHLIQWSADTFGDGLVMSTSFGIQSALMLHLVTRIIPEIPVIWVDTGYLHPETYRFAQELTERLNLNLKVYQSHLSPARMEALYGKLWEKNDVESLNFYDQMRKVEPMQRALKELGANAWLAGLRRDQTEHRQQLPRLGEQSGIYKILPILHWHSRDVHRYLVEYDLPYHPLFDQGYMTVGDWHSSRPISLDDEHERDTRFQGMKQECGLHLPKTTGEAQSFDSSSL